In Deltaproteobacteria bacterium, the DNA window TTCGGGAGGGTTTCTCGGCAAGCCCTATGAGCCCAATGCCGTCATCAAGAACGATATCGAGTTCATACTCATGGAGCGCAAGCCCGGAGGTTATCGCAAACCCGATGCGGTGGCCCGACTTCTGAGCGTCATTCCGGAGTCGAAGCACCGCCAGTGGTTCCGCCAGATATGGACCGGACTTACCGGCGCGTCGACGAAGCGGCATCCTGCGCCCTATCCGCTGGAGCTTGCTCAGCGCCTCGTCAGGATGTTCAGCTTCGTGGGAGATACGGTGCTCGATCCGTTCATGGGCACCGGGACTACTAATGTGGCTGCGGCGATGTGGGGTCGCAACAGCATCGGCGTAGAGGTGGACGCCCACTACTTTGAAATGGCCAGAAAACGCTTTCTTGCGGAGACGCACGGCCTCTTCGCCCGCTCATCGCTAATTTGTGAAGTGTAGCAGGCCATGGTCGATATCGAAGAACGGCTGAGAGAAGCGATAAGGCACTACTGGACCACGAGGAGCAGGCAGAGACGCATGCAGGGGAGCAGGAGCGGCAGGCGTGATTACGGCAACCGAGGGGCGGTGACCGGCGGCGCTCAAATTGACGGCTTTATATCACTTATGAGGGACTTGCTTGTTGAAAGCGGGCTTCCCGAGGCGGCTGTGCACTGCAGGCGGACGGTCCTCCCTGGCTACTACAGGCCTTCCAAGGAGTGGGATCTGGTGGTCGTACATAACGGCAGCCTCATAGCGACAATCGAGTTCAAGTCCCAGGCGGGACCTTCCTACGGAAACAACTTCAACAACAGGGTGGAAGAGGCGGTGGGTAGCGCTGCGGATCTATGGAAGGCCTACGAGAAAGGGGGCCTTCGCCCGTCGGCCCCGCCGTGGCTCGGCTACTTCATGCTCCTGGAGGAGGAAAGCCGCTCCACTTCGGCCGTAGGGGTAAGGGAGCCGCATTTCAAGGTGTTAAGAGAGTTTTATAACGCCTCCTATGCCGACAGGTATCGCATATTCTGCGAAAGGCTCGTCAGGGAGCGTCTTTATGACGCCGCATGCTTCATGATGTCGGATAGGGAAAAAGGGCTGAGCGGAGAGTACAGGGAACCGTCGGAGGAGTTGAGCTTCGAGCGGTTCGCAACGTCCATTATGGGTAAAGCCATGGCATACGCCAGGAGGCTCGGGCGCAGGCCTTGAAGGCGGCCGGCCAAACTACAGGGATGGAGAAGCGCTTCACATGACCACACTGGTATCGTTCATAATAGTGCTCGGCGCGCTCATATTCATACACGAGCTCGGCCACTTCGTGGTGGCCAA includes these proteins:
- a CDS encoding restriction endonuclease; its protein translation is MVDIEERLREAIRHYWTTRSRQRRMQGSRSGRRDYGNRGAVTGGAQIDGFISLMRDLLVESGLPEAAVHCRRTVLPGYYRPSKEWDLVVVHNGSLIATIEFKSQAGPSYGNNFNNRVEEAVGSAADLWKAYEKGGLRPSAPPWLGYFMLLEEESRSTSAVGVREPHFKVLREFYNASYADRYRIFCERLVRERLYDAACFMMSDREKGLSGEYREPSEELSFERFATSIMGKAMAYARRLGRRP
- a CDS encoding site-specific DNA-methyltransferase is translated as MSFLEPRSVHLVVTSPPYWTLKEYRRSEGQMGFIEDYELFLQELDKVWRRCYDALVPGGRLICVVGDVCLSRRKNDGGHLVMPLHASIQERCRHMGFNNLAPIIWHKIANARYEVEGASGGFLGKPYEPNAVIKNDIEFILMERKPGGYRKPDAVARLLSVIPESKHRQWFRQIWTGLTGASTKRHPAPYPLELAQRLVRMFSFVGDTVLDPFMGTGTTNVAAAMWGRNSIGVEVDAHYFEMARKRFLAETHGLFARSSLICEV